The Nitrospirota bacterium genome window below encodes:
- a CDS encoding PhoH family protein: MRKIKFREGTNTASLFGSRDLHLKMIEEDLGVRVSARGDEVALDGPPDAVRRAERLLVELAALTAEGYELKAEDVAVALKAARNGADVPLRDLLLSTVPIATKRRFVVPKSAAQKTYIEAIQKFDIVIGIGPAGTGKTYLAMAMAVAALTKKEVSRIILARPAVEAGEKLGFLPGDMYAKVNPYLRPLYDALYDMMDVERTNRLIERGEIEIAPLAFMRGRTLNDSFVILDEAQNATAEQMKMFLTRLGFNSKAVVTGDITQVDLPSDRVSGLIEAREILREIPGIQFVYFDERDVVRHRLVQEIIKAYDRHQQGRHGEKQAVGRAGWPGRRLRPRTTRPGSAGGGDEGHRGQPH; this comes from the coding sequence GTGCGCAAGATCAAGTTTCGAGAGGGGACGAACACCGCAAGCCTGTTCGGGTCTCGCGACCTGCACCTCAAGATGATCGAGGAAGATCTCGGGGTGCGGGTGTCGGCTCGCGGGGACGAGGTCGCGCTCGACGGGCCGCCGGATGCCGTGCGGAGGGCCGAGCGCCTTCTGGTCGAGCTTGCCGCGTTGACCGCCGAGGGGTATGAGCTCAAGGCGGAGGACGTGGCGGTCGCGCTGAAAGCCGCTCGCAACGGAGCGGACGTTCCCCTCAGGGATCTCCTCCTCAGCACCGTTCCGATCGCCACCAAGAGACGCTTCGTCGTTCCGAAGTCCGCCGCCCAGAAGACGTATATCGAGGCGATTCAGAAGTTCGACATCGTCATCGGGATCGGTCCGGCTGGGACCGGCAAGACCTACCTGGCCATGGCGATGGCGGTTGCGGCGCTGACGAAGAAAGAGGTGAGCCGCATCATCCTGGCCCGTCCTGCGGTGGAAGCGGGCGAAAAGCTGGGCTTCCTGCCGGGGGACATGTACGCGAAGGTCAACCCCTATCTCCGGCCGCTCTATGACGCGCTCTACGACATGATGGACGTGGAGCGGACCAACCGGCTGATCGAGCGGGGCGAAATCGAGATCGCGCCGCTGGCGTTCATGCGCGGCCGGACGCTCAACGACTCGTTCGTGATCCTGGATGAGGCGCAGAACGCGACCGCGGAGCAGATGAAGATGTTCCTGACCCGCCTCGGGTTCAATTCCAAGGCCGTGGTCACCGGGGACATCACCCAGGTTGACCTCCCGTCCGATCGCGTGTCGGGGCTGATCGAGGCCCGGGAGATCCTGCGGGAGATTCCGGGGATCCAGTTCGTCTATTTCGACGAGCGGGACGTGGTCCGCCATCGCCTGGTCCAGGAGATCATCAAGGCATACGACCGGCACCAGCAGGGGCGCCACGGAGAGAAGCAGGCCGTCGGCCGAGCCGGATGGCCCGGGAGAAGGCTTCGTCCCAGAACGACTCGGCCCGGGTCGGCCGGCGGAGGAGATGAGGGCCATCGGGGCCAGCCCCACTGA
- the ybeY gene encoding rRNA maturation RNase YbeY, which produces MKLWVWSALRCVRFRSHALQQVVHRILEEAGAPGAELGLLFIGDRRMRRLNRLYRGRDYPTDVLAFPMTLTYPAPLRGGGLGRGGPRAPRPAPDLLGDVVISLHRAASQARQAGHPLDREMLQLLVHGILHLLGYDHERGEREARRMRGKELAILRSLTPLPKLFEADRDSALARNR; this is translated from the coding sequence ATGAAGCTGTGGGTGTGGAGCGCGCTCCGCTGCGTCCGGTTCCGATCCCATGCGCTGCAGCAGGTCGTCCACCGCATCCTCGAAGAGGCGGGCGCGCCGGGAGCCGAACTCGGCCTGCTGTTCATCGGCGACCGCCGCATGCGGCGCTTGAACCGCCTGTACCGCGGGCGTGATTATCCCACCGACGTGCTGGCGTTTCCGATGACCCTCACCTACCCCGCCCCCCTTCGAGGGGGAGGACTAGGGAGGGGGGGGCCTCGTGCCCCGCGCCCCGCGCCGGATCTGTTAGGCGACGTGGTGATTTCGCTCCACCGGGCGGCCAGCCAAGCCAGGCAGGCCGGCCATCCCCTCGATCGGGAGATGCTTCAGCTCCTGGTTCACGGGATTCTGCATCTTCTCGGATATGACCACGAACGGGGAGAACGGGAGGCCCGGCGCATGCGCGGGAAGGAGTTGGCGATTCTCCGCTCCCTGACGCCGTTGCCGAAGCTCTTCGAGGCCGATCGCGATAGCGCGCTTGCGAGAAACAGATGA
- the ftsY gene encoding signal recognition particle-docking protein FtsY, with product MNWVQRLTQGLAKTRSTVRSRLDRLIGRGPDPSVLEELEAALIQADLGIRTVQRLMEQVREEVKGRGPADGDRVLKVLQEAILDRLSRCEGEPIERLVDRGPRPFVILAVGINGVGKTTTVAKLAQRLRQGGRTPLLVAGDTFRAAAIEQLEIWAGRIGAEVVRHKQGADPAAVVYDGLAAARARAADAVLIDTAGRLHTKINLMDELKKVKRILARELPGAPHEALLVLDATAGQNALAQARQFHEAVGVTGIALTKLDGTARGGIVVAIAEEFKIPIRLIGVGEAVEDLQDFRAKEFVEALFARDPSSPVA from the coding sequence ATGAATTGGGTCCAGCGACTGACGCAGGGACTGGCCAAGACCAGGAGCACGGTCCGGAGCAGGCTTGATCGTCTGATCGGCCGGGGGCCCGATCCCTCGGTTCTGGAAGAACTGGAAGCGGCATTGATCCAAGCCGACCTGGGGATCCGGACAGTCCAACGGCTGATGGAGCAGGTGCGGGAGGAGGTCAAGGGCCGCGGCCCGGCGGACGGCGATCGGGTGCTGAAGGTCCTGCAAGAGGCCATCCTCGACCGGCTCAGTCGGTGCGAAGGGGAGCCGATCGAGCGGCTGGTGGACCGGGGGCCTCGGCCCTTCGTCATCCTTGCCGTCGGGATCAACGGGGTGGGCAAGACGACCACCGTGGCGAAGCTGGCGCAGCGATTGCGGCAGGGTGGGAGGACCCCGCTGCTGGTGGCCGGCGATACCTTCCGTGCGGCGGCCATCGAGCAGTTGGAAATCTGGGCCGGGCGCATCGGGGCGGAGGTCGTCCGGCACAAACAGGGGGCCGATCCAGCCGCAGTGGTCTATGACGGGTTGGCCGCGGCCAGGGCCAGGGCAGCCGACGCGGTGCTGATCGATACGGCGGGACGCCTCCACACCAAGATCAATTTGATGGACGAGTTGAAGAAGGTGAAACGGATCCTGGCCCGCGAGCTCCCCGGGGCGCCGCACGAGGCGCTCCTGGTGCTCGATGCGACCGCCGGGCAGAACGCGCTCGCCCAGGCCAGGCAGTTCCACGAGGCGGTCGGCGTGACCGGGATCGCGCTCACCAAGCTGGACGGCACGGCCCGCGGCGGGATCGTCGTCGCGATCGCCGAGGAGTTCAAGATTCCGATCCGCCTGATCGGGGTGGGCGAGGCGGTGGAAGATCTCCAGGACTTCCGCGCCAAGGAATTCGTCGAAGCGCTCTTTGCGCGGGATCCTTCTTCGCCCGTGGCTTGA
- a CDS encoding response regulator, with amino-acid sequence MAKILVVDDERMICDLLRNVLTRHGHEVTVAMDGREAVALFREHRPGITLLDLHMPEMDGIAVLKQIRNLDPLAAVMMLTGGGTEALEQQARALGVTDFLKKGHSLTVLVDAMERALQQSSQPAAAARSGDLQAPSGGSQTPLVLVVDDEEMIRSLLTKFLTLRGYRVRTAQNGVEALAQVGQETPHIVILDMYMPGMNGVEVLRQLRAKQYAGGVVALTASQDEKLLQQTLELGSVDVIGKPVDLERLELVIQVGLALTGR; translated from the coding sequence ATGGCCAAAATCCTGGTCGTGGACGACGAGCGGATGATCTGCGATCTGCTGCGGAACGTGCTGACCCGGCACGGCCACGAGGTCACGGTGGCGATGGACGGGCGGGAAGCCGTCGCGCTGTTTCGGGAACACCGGCCCGGCATCACCTTGTTGGATCTGCACATGCCGGAGATGGACGGGATCGCGGTGCTCAAGCAGATCCGGAACCTGGATCCGCTGGCCGCAGTCATGATGTTGACGGGCGGCGGCACCGAGGCGCTGGAGCAGCAGGCCCGTGCGCTCGGGGTCACGGACTTTCTCAAGAAGGGCCATTCGCTCACCGTGTTGGTGGACGCGATGGAGCGGGCCCTGCAGCAATCGTCCCAACCGGCCGCAGCCGCTCGGTCCGGGGATCTCCAGGCGCCTTCGGGCGGTTCCCAGACCCCTCTCGTGCTCGTCGTGGACGACGAGGAAATGATCCGGAGCCTGCTGACGAAGTTCCTGACCCTCAGGGGATACCGGGTCCGCACGGCGCAGAACGGCGTGGAGGCGCTGGCCCAGGTCGGTCAGGAGACGCCCCACATCGTCATCCTCGACATGTACATGCCGGGCATGAACGGGGTGGAAGTGCTGCGCCAGCTCCGCGCCAAGCAATATGCGGGCGGAGTGGTGGCCCTGACGGCCAGCCAGGACGAAAAATTGCTGCAACAAACCCTGGAGCTCGGATCGGTGGATGTCATCGGTAAGCCGGTGGATCTGGAGCGGCTGGAGCTGGTGATCCAGGTCGGGCTGGCGCTGACGGGGCGCTGA
- a CDS encoding M1 family aminopeptidase, with amino-acid sequence MGFDRRFTQARQTWSLSLLLFFISFISTPSPEAGAAGGQAVELLHHRLAVELIPAEHRLIASDRLALKVVGSLSEPVVFSLHPSLRVTRLSERRGQDVRPVPFTVQPSQGGSGPAQEPIQRVAVKLGDVTAGQVVVLEWNYEGPVNDPPREPRHLRFVTPSETAGHIGNEGVYLSGETYWYPAPPRSLATYELQVTTPEGWEAVTHGRQTRRQTSGGVKQTVTAEWAVTAPTEALTLVANRFVKAEREWRDRAGSRIEIATYLFPEDAHLAQEYLEASARYLDAYAELLGPYPFPKFAVVENFFASGLGIPSFTLLGSGVVKRHYVQPFALGHEIVHSWIGNWVLNDVEEGNWVEGLTTYLANYYYDELTGKQEQAREQRRMMLLGYAVYVRPDEDYPVARFRHKTDQRDNAIGYQKAAMVFHQLRREVGEQAFWSGLRRLVTERGGAYATWRDLERIFSAAGGKDLRWFFRQWVEEAGAPSLALVEARVQPAESAGSAGGPFAVTARVVQQGRPYRLRLPVSVTMADGLSQTVDLEMDGPERMLSVTLPARPVGLRLDPDFDLFRRLPRERIPPMLNLFVTDRQRALIVPEGGAETERAPYRELGEQVASREKDMQLVTRETPAPETGSALVLGGPGLNRAAAWAVRGCGDLVRLAPDRFTVEGKTYEGSGMALLVTCRRPDRPEGVVSLFYGLTPQAAAKVARLLFFYGWQSYLVFRDGTIVARGDFPPAADELEVRFEAVKGER; translated from the coding sequence ATGGGATTCGACCGGCGGTTCACGCAGGCGCGGCAGACCTGGTCCCTGAGTCTTCTGCTCTTCTTCATCTCGTTCATCTCGACGCCTAGTCCCGAGGCGGGCGCCGCCGGCGGACAGGCGGTGGAGCTGCTTCACCATCGGCTCGCAGTCGAGTTGATTCCCGCCGAGCACCGGCTCATCGCCTCCGACCGACTCGCCCTCAAGGTCGTGGGCAGCCTATCCGAGCCGGTGGTCTTCTCGCTCCATCCGTCACTGCGGGTCACGCGCCTGTCCGAGCGGCGCGGCCAGGACGTGCGGCCCGTGCCGTTCACGGTCCAGCCGTCGCAGGGCGGGAGCGGGCCGGCCCAAGAGCCGATCCAACGGGTCGCCGTCAAGCTGGGGGATGTGACGGCGGGTCAGGTGGTCGTGCTGGAATGGAACTACGAGGGGCCGGTCAACGATCCGCCCCGCGAGCCGCGCCATCTGCGGTTCGTCACGCCGAGCGAGACGGCCGGCCACATCGGCAACGAGGGTGTCTATCTGAGCGGAGAGACCTACTGGTATCCGGCCCCGCCCCGCTCGCTGGCTACCTACGAGCTGCAGGTTACCACGCCCGAGGGGTGGGAGGCGGTCACCCACGGCCGGCAGACCAGGCGGCAGACATCGGGCGGCGTGAAACAGACCGTGACGGCGGAGTGGGCCGTGACCGCTCCCACCGAGGCGCTGACGCTGGTGGCGAACCGGTTCGTAAAGGCCGAACGGGAATGGCGGGACCGGGCCGGCAGCCGGATCGAGATCGCCACGTATCTGTTTCCGGAGGATGCGCACCTAGCGCAGGAGTATCTGGAGGCCTCGGCGCGGTACCTGGACGCCTATGCTGAGCTGCTCGGCCCCTATCCGTTCCCGAAGTTCGCGGTGGTGGAGAATTTCTTCGCCAGCGGGCTCGGGATTCCGTCTTTCACCCTACTCGGTAGCGGCGTCGTGAAGCGGCACTACGTCCAGCCTTTTGCCCTGGGCCACGAGATCGTCCATTCCTGGATCGGCAACTGGGTTTTGAACGACGTGGAGGAGGGGAACTGGGTCGAAGGGCTGACCACCTACCTGGCCAACTATTACTACGACGAGCTCACCGGGAAGCAGGAGCAGGCGCGGGAGCAGCGTCGGATGATGCTGCTGGGCTATGCCGTCTACGTCCGCCCCGACGAGGACTATCCGGTCGCGCGCTTCCGGCACAAGACCGACCAGAGGGACAACGCCATCGGCTACCAGAAGGCCGCAATGGTCTTCCACCAGCTCCGGCGCGAGGTGGGGGAGCAGGCCTTCTGGAGCGGGCTCCGCCGGCTGGTGACGGAACGCGGAGGCGCCTACGCGACGTGGCGCGACCTGGAGCGAATCTTCTCGGCCGCAGGCGGCAAAGACCTCCGGTGGTTCTTCCGACAATGGGTGGAGGAGGCTGGTGCCCCGTCCCTTGCGCTCGTCGAGGCACGGGTGCAGCCGGCCGAATCGGCCGGATCAGCCGGCGGCCCGTTCGCCGTCACGGCCAGGGTCGTGCAGCAGGGCCGGCCCTACCGGCTCCGCCTTCCCGTTTCCGTGACGATGGCGGATGGCCTGAGTCAGACCGTGGATTTGGAAATGGACGGTCCCGAACGGATGCTCAGCGTGACCCTGCCGGCCCGGCCGGTCGGCCTTCGGCTCGATCCGGACTTCGACCTGTTCCGGCGCCTCCCGCGGGAACGGATCCCGCCGATGTTGAACCTCTTTGTCACGGACCGGCAACGGGCCCTGATCGTTCCGGAGGGAGGGGCGGAGACGGAGCGGGCGCCCTATCGTGAGCTGGGCGAGCAGGTCGCCTCGCGCGAAAAGGACATGCAACTCGTGACCAGGGAGACGCCGGCGCCGGAAACCGGCTCGGCCCTGGTCCTGGGCGGGCCTGGGTTGAACCGGGCGGCTGCCTGGGCCGTGCGCGGGTGCGGCGACCTGGTCCGTCTGGCGCCGGACCGGTTCACCGTGGAGGGCAAGACCTATGAGGGGTCCGGGATGGCCCTGTTGGTCACCTGCCGTCGTCCGGACCGGCCGGAGGGGGTCGTGTCCCTATTCTACGGGTTGACTCCTCAGGCGGCTGCCAAGGTCGCCCGGCTGCTCTTCTTTTATGGCTGGCAGAGCTACCTGGTCTTTCGGGATGGGACGATCGTCGCGCGGGGGGACTTTCCCCCTGCGGCCGATGAATTGGAGGTGCGGTTCGAGGCGGTGAAGGGTGAGCGGTGA
- a CDS encoding phosphatase PAP2 family protein — protein sequence MPFPRFTDHPSPITHHPSSIIRLVPLALCCLALAGAFWGLLQLDLPLIRFMRSVHLAWLEQAGDWAGWLGSGAVLAGLSALMLAAGFLLKRSAVAQAGLQGLIAHGIAALLVQGVKHSIGRPRPRMTHAGEFQISPSWESGFDSFPSGHAAAAFAVASVIARRLPATAWLAYGLAAGVAVSRVVRGSHFPSDVLAGTLLGCLVGYVVARPLRDWRRSLDEALLAATPYVVGAFALVWTVTRASPDEATNQGLVAGGLLAIAIGMGSRLYEACRPGRRFLSLPEANIAIGIGLALTTASLLATALAVLAGLARWLVRDRMRTDPASSGTARSVSRSLPFEGALLLLLLLAVLSIQGVKGLLPLL from the coding sequence ATGCCGTTCCCACGCTTTACCGATCACCCATCACCGATCACCCATCACCCGTCATCCATCATTCGCCTCGTGCCGCTCGCCCTCTGCTGCCTCGCCCTGGCCGGCGCGTTCTGGGGGCTCCTCCAGCTCGACCTGCCCCTGATCCGGTTCATGAGGTCGGTCCACCTGGCCTGGCTGGAACAGGCAGGAGACTGGGCCGGGTGGCTCGGTAGCGGGGCCGTCTTGGCGGGGCTCAGCGCGCTCATGCTGGCCGCGGGGTTCCTGCTCAAGCGGTCTGCGGTCGCGCAGGCCGGCCTCCAGGGGTTGATCGCCCACGGCATCGCGGCTTTGCTGGTGCAAGGGGTGAAGCATTCGATCGGGAGGCCCAGGCCGCGCATGACCCACGCGGGCGAATTCCAGATCAGCCCCTCCTGGGAGAGCGGATTCGACTCGTTCCCCTCCGGCCATGCGGCGGCCGCGTTCGCGGTGGCCTCGGTGATAGCCCGGCGCCTGCCCGCTACGGCCTGGCTGGCCTACGGGCTGGCCGCCGGGGTGGCGGTGAGCCGGGTGGTCCGCGGCTCGCACTTCCCCTCCGATGTCCTCGCCGGGACCCTGCTCGGCTGCCTCGTCGGCTACGTGGTCGCGCGCCCGTTGCGGGACTGGCGCCGTTCCTTGGACGAGGCCCTGCTCGCCGCCACCCCCTACGTGGTCGGCGCCTTCGCCCTGGTCTGGACTGTCACGCGGGCCTCGCCGGATGAAGCGACGAACCAGGGCCTGGTCGCGGGAGGGCTGCTCGCAATCGCTATTGGAATGGGAAGCCGGCTCTACGAGGCCTGTCGGCCCGGAAGACGGTTCCTCTCGCTGCCCGAGGCCAACATCGCAATCGGCATCGGGCTGGCGCTGACCACGGCCTCGCTGCTGGCGACGGCCCTGGCCGTGCTGGCGGGCCTGGCCCGTTGGCTCGTGCGGGACCGGATGCGGACCGACCCTGCGTCATCGGGAACGGCCAGAAGCGTCTCCCGCTCGCTCCCGTTCGAGGGGGCGCTCCTTCTCCTCCTTCTTTTGGCCGTCCTCTCCATCCAGGGCGTGAAGGGCCTGCTTCCGCTCCTCTGA
- a CDS encoding dynamin family protein, protein MTGGDLIAHLAKLSQVLEAMGPSFSGIAGRAEELRVRLDEARLRLAVLGQFKRGKSSLLNALLGEPILPTGVLPLTALPTFLRRGSERLVRVTLAHGWCKRVTGSVETLSQVLAHYATEQGNPGNRLGVAQVEVEHPGSLLADGVEIVDTPGIGSTVLQNTRTAKAVLPACDAAIFVLSPDPPITEVEVEFLRSVKEAAAKTVFVVNKADRLSPADRQELVTFLRRVLHEQAGFSQEEVLFFISAQMALQGQATRDEAIRRQSGIGELSTYLKEFLLTGKRTVLEEATRRKGARLIREALFAFDLRQKAAELPRRELERRSERFDAHLTRMTLERTYLRDRVAGDRRRVLEQVDRRAEELARRLREGLTSYVERTRERAGRGLGPKRLHRLIKTALAEEVERVFKGAEGELTAEAQAMVRSIEEAHCREIEGLLHRVRQTAADLFEVPCLEGVVLDRLEAHREARIATQRWVTSFGEEASSWLVGFLPQSLQAARLDRRLREELDYLVARNIEDLRWALVQNAQDAFRLFQERIVTQLDSAVETIRTAIRTVLTRQADREAEQATDLERLARDRQSLERLLSTLMPGHRADADGNPL, encoded by the coding sequence ATGACCGGAGGGGACCTGATCGCGCACCTTGCAAAGCTCAGCCAAGTGCTGGAGGCGATGGGCCCGAGCTTCTCCGGAATCGCAGGCAGGGCCGAGGAACTCCGCGTGCGTCTGGATGAGGCGCGCTTGAGACTGGCCGTACTTGGGCAGTTCAAGCGGGGCAAGAGCAGCCTGCTCAACGCCTTGCTCGGAGAGCCGATCCTTCCGACGGGCGTGCTCCCGCTCACCGCGCTCCCGACGTTCCTGCGGCGCGGATCGGAACGGCTGGTTCGGGTCACGCTGGCTCACGGCTGGTGTAAGCGCGTGACCGGCTCCGTGGAGACGCTGTCCCAGGTCCTGGCGCACTATGCAACTGAGCAGGGGAATCCAGGCAACCGGCTTGGGGTCGCGCAGGTCGAAGTCGAGCATCCAGGTTCACTCCTCGCAGACGGGGTCGAGATCGTTGACACGCCCGGGATCGGCTCCACGGTGCTCCAGAACACGAGGACGGCAAAAGCCGTCCTGCCGGCGTGCGACGCGGCGATCTTCGTCCTGTCGCCCGATCCGCCCATTACGGAGGTGGAAGTCGAGTTTCTCAGATCGGTCAAAGAGGCGGCGGCCAAGACCGTGTTTGTGGTCAACAAGGCGGACCGGCTCTCTCCAGCCGATCGGCAGGAACTCGTGACATTCCTGCGCAGGGTCCTGCACGAGCAGGCCGGGTTCTCGCAAGAGGAGGTGCTGTTCTTCATCTCCGCTCAAATGGCGTTGCAAGGCCAGGCGACCCGTGACGAGGCCATCCGACGGCAGAGCGGAATCGGCGAGCTGAGCACCTATCTGAAAGAGTTCCTGTTGACCGGCAAACGCACGGTGTTGGAAGAGGCGACCAGGCGCAAGGGGGCGCGGTTGATCCGGGAGGCCCTGTTTGCCTTCGATCTGAGGCAAAAGGCGGCGGAGCTCCCGCGCCGCGAGCTGGAACGGCGATCGGAGCGGTTCGACGCGCACCTGACCAGGATGACCCTGGAACGGACGTACCTCCGCGACCGGGTCGCCGGGGATCGCCGGCGGGTACTGGAGCAGGTGGACAGGCGGGCCGAGGAACTGGCGAGGCGGCTGCGCGAGGGCCTGACGTCTTACGTCGAGCGGACACGCGAACGGGCCGGTCGGGGTCTGGGGCCGAAGCGACTGCACCGGCTGATCAAGACCGCGCTGGCCGAGGAGGTGGAGCGGGTGTTCAAGGGGGCGGAAGGGGAACTGACGGCTGAGGCGCAGGCCATGGTCCGATCCATCGAGGAGGCTCACTGCCGCGAGATCGAGGGGCTGCTCCATCGCGTCCGACAGACCGCGGCGGACCTGTTCGAAGTGCCCTGTCTGGAAGGGGTCGTGCTGGATCGCTTGGAGGCTCACAGGGAGGCTCGAATCGCCACGCAGCGGTGGGTGACCTCGTTCGGCGAGGAGGCCTCCTCGTGGCTGGTCGGGTTCTTGCCTCAGTCGCTTCAGGCCGCGCGGCTCGACAGGCGGTTGCGGGAGGAGCTGGACTATCTCGTCGCGCGCAACATCGAGGATCTGCGCTGGGCCTTGGTGCAGAACGCTCAGGACGCGTTCCGCCTGTTTCAGGAACGGATCGTGACGCAGTTGGACTCCGCGGTCGAGACGATCCGAACGGCGATCCGGACGGTGTTGACCCGTCAGGCCGATCGGGAGGCGGAGCAGGCAACGGACCTGGAAAGGCTGGCGAGAGACCGTCAAAGCTTGGAGCGGTTGCTTTCGACCCTTATGCCGGGACATCGGGCCGATGCCGACGGAAACCCGCTATGA
- a CDS encoding cation:proton antiporter, with protein sequence MELTWQVAALWVGMALLATLISVRVGMSVALAEICVGIAGGNLIGLHPTPWIDFLAAVGSVLLTFLAGAEIDLAVLRSKWRETVGIGAASFLAPFLGAMAYAYWVAGWSLPAAQIAGIALSTTSVAVVYAVMVERGYNDTDLGRVILAACFITDLGTVLALGLIFARYDWWLVAFALVTAATLWKLPAVAAWFFDLVGSRISEPETKFILVVLFALGALATAAQSEAVLPAYLVGMVLAPLFLANRTLAQRMRVIAFAVLTPFYFLKAGALVSLKAALAGAALIGVLLAVKMATKFIGVWPLAYGFRFGRREAGYTTLLMSTGLTFGTISALYGVSHSLITQEQYAVLVAVVILSAIVPTLIAERWFDPGGAPAEEQLARRATDRAPVRSAEERVGAD encoded by the coding sequence ATGGAATTGACCTGGCAAGTGGCGGCGCTCTGGGTCGGAATGGCGCTGCTCGCGACCCTGATCTCGGTCCGGGTCGGGATGTCGGTCGCGCTGGCGGAGATTTGCGTCGGGATCGCCGGGGGGAACCTGATCGGGCTGCACCCGACGCCGTGGATCGACTTTCTCGCCGCGGTCGGCAGCGTGCTCCTGACCTTTCTGGCCGGCGCCGAGATAGACCTGGCGGTGCTCCGGAGCAAATGGAGGGAAACGGTCGGAATCGGCGCGGCCTCGTTTCTCGCCCCGTTCCTGGGCGCCATGGCCTATGCCTACTGGGTCGCCGGCTGGTCGCTGCCGGCGGCGCAGATCGCCGGCATCGCCCTCTCCACGACCTCGGTCGCCGTCGTCTACGCGGTCATGGTGGAGCGGGGGTACAACGACACCGACCTGGGACGGGTGATCCTGGCCGCCTGCTTCATCACGGATTTGGGAACGGTGCTGGCGCTCGGCCTGATCTTCGCCCGCTACGACTGGTGGCTGGTGGCGTTCGCGCTCGTCACGGCCGCGACCCTGTGGAAGCTGCCGGCGGTTGCGGCCTGGTTTTTCGACCTGGTCGGGTCCCGCATCAGCGAGCCGGAGACGAAGTTCATCCTCGTGGTGCTCTTCGCCCTCGGCGCGCTGGCGACGGCGGCGCAGAGCGAAGCGGTGCTCCCGGCCTACCTGGTCGGCATGGTGCTGGCGCCGCTGTTCCTGGCGAACCGGACCCTGGCTCAACGTATGCGGGTGATCGCGTTCGCGGTCCTCACCCCGTTCTATTTCCTCAAGGCGGGCGCGCTGGTGAGTCTCAAGGCGGCCTTGGCCGGGGCCGCCCTGATCGGGGTGCTGCTGGCCGTGAAGATGGCCACCAAGTTCATCGGGGTCTGGCCGCTCGCGTACGGGTTCCGGTTCGGCCGGCGCGAGGCCGGCTATACGACCCTGCTCATGTCCACGGGGTTGACCTTCGGCACGATCTCGGCGCTCTATGGGGTCAGCCACAGCCTGATCACGCAGGAGCAGTACGCGGTCCTGGTCGCGGTCGTGATTCTGAGCGCGATCGTCCCGACGCTGATCGCCGAACGGTGGTTCGATCCCGGCGGCGCCCCGGCGGAGGAGCAACTCGCCAGGCGGGCGACGGATCGCGCGCCGGTCAGGAGCGCCGAGGAGCGGGTCGGCGCCGATTGA
- a CDS encoding universal stress protein encodes MFRKILVANDGSEGAKKAVHAAADLARHYEADLHSISVEEHLPHYAATVGEVVEAKQESADYFRRVGIEAALIAEAHGVKLHPHVVPGHEVEAIVTFAKDHGFDLLVIGFMGHSKIFGRIWGSTSQNLARLSPCTVMVVK; translated from the coding sequence ATGTTCCGTAAGATCCTGGTTGCGAACGACGGCTCGGAGGGGGCGAAGAAGGCGGTCCACGCGGCCGCCGACTTGGCCAGGCACTACGAAGCGGATCTGCACTCCATTTCGGTCGAAGAGCATCTCCCGCACTATGCGGCCACGGTGGGGGAGGTGGTGGAGGCGAAGCAGGAGTCGGCCGACTATTTCCGCCGGGTCGGCATCGAAGCCGCGCTGATCGCGGAGGCGCACGGCGTGAAGCTCCATCCCCATGTCGTGCCCGGCCACGAGGTGGAGGCGATCGTGACCTTCGCCAAGGACCACGGGTTCGACCTGCTGGTCATCGGCTTCATGGGCCACTCCAAGATCTTCGGCCGGATCTGGGGCAGCACGTCCCAGAATCTGGCGCGGCTCTCGCCCTGCACCGTCATGGTCGTGAAGTGA